The DNA sequence AACAAGCTCTTCCTCCGATGAAGGTGGTTGATAAGACGAGGATGTACCGTCCTCGGCTTGCTCAGCCTCTTTTATATAGATCCCAGAACCCAGCCACCAGGTGTCATCCACAGCTCTCACATAACTCAGCTTGATGGTTGGTGTCATGTCGTTCTCGGGTTCTGGGTAGGTGTAGTAGAAAAGACCGCTCCCATCCTCCTTAACCACATTCAGGACATCACGGACGTAAAGTGCCCCGTAAATATCCCGTTCATTCGATCGGTCCTTTCCCACCAGTTCTGGTTGGAAGGGAAGTGCCAATACCGTCCCGTTGAAGTCGTAGGCGAAGATGTAGTAATCACCGTCCACGAAGCTTCCGTTCTTGTTGTTGAATTCCTCCAGGGCTTTCTCCTTGCCATTCGCCTGGGCGTAAGCGACTGCCCTATCGACCAGCGTTACGAGAGAGAGTCGGGGCTCTGCGCTGAATACTGCCGGTATGTCCGATAGCCACGTGCCTGTTCCAAGCAACCAATCGTCGTCGACCTTGGCGATGTAGCTCAGCTTCAGCTCGGGTGTGTTATTATGCTGAGCATTGGGTCTGACATAATATGCGAAACCTCCGCCATTCGATGCAAGGGCATTAAAGTTTCTCACGAGGAGCAGTCCATTTTCGTCCCGGAGATCGATCTGATTTTCTCCCACCTCCTCCAGTCTGAAGGGGTGAGCGAGACGGGTTCCATCAAATCCGAAGGCAAAGATATAGCGCTCCTCTCCCACAACGAATTGACCGCCTTCGTTATTGAACTCTTCCAAGGCCCTCTCCTTGCCATTCTCCTGGACATAGGTGAGAGCCAGGTCCGCAAATTCCTTCATCTCCTGTGACACTTCAGGAAGATCAGTCTCATTTAAGCCATCTGTAGCTTCGAGGTCCTCCGACTCAAGTCCAGAGGCTGAGATCGATAAGACTACGATTAAAAAAGCCATTGATGATATCAGTTTGGCCAACATAACGGCATGTATAATTTTCTTGATATAAGTTAATTCCGAATGACTCTTTAGGGTAGGAGTCCCAGTTTCAATCCAGGTGCTTGTGTGCCCGAAGAAAAAGCAGGGTCAAGAAGCCTTTTCGTACATTGAGATTCTCTTCTAGGTGGGTTGGCAAATAAGCGACATCATTACATCATCTATTCGGGAGTAGAACAAGGTT is a window from the Methanomassiliicoccales archaeon genome containing:
- a CDS encoding histidine kinase, with the translated sequence MKEFADLALTYVQENGKERALEEFNNEGGQFVVGEERYIFAFGFDGTRLAHPFRLEEVGENQIDLRDENGLLLVRNFNALASNGGGFAYYVRPNAQHNNTPELKLSYIAKVDDDWLLGTGTWLSDIPAVFSAEPRLSLVTLVDRAVAYAQANGKEKALEEFNNKNGSFVDGDYYIFAYDFNGTVLALPFQPELVGKDRSNERDIYGALYVRDVLNVVKEDGSGLFYYTYPEPENDMTPTIKLSYVRAVDDTWWLGSGIYIKEAEQAEDGTSSSYQPPSSEEELVAFVESAASYARVYGKDIATRDFMDLNGPFVREEVYMFAADFNGTSLALPYLPSAVGTNRLDLQNSQGVYVNREMRSIALNGSGVFDYVWTNPITNQTEPKTSYVTKVDNEWWLGAGIYLGDEETAST